A single Diachasmimorpha longicaudata isolate KC_UGA_2023 chromosome 10, iyDiaLong2, whole genome shotgun sequence DNA region contains:
- the LOC135166333 gene encoding chloride channel protein 2 isoform X2 codes for MASREARNDKHDHGLGYQNTLMYGRYTKDLSEFAKEEARRLKSTEKTRRKLDKVRAEELRKSRRGPLCRKVVALVAFAWKHTGARLGEDWVFLALLGVIMAFISYAMDRGISMCNNARIWLYQDLMSHPALQYLAWVSLPVCLILFSAGFVHIVAPQSIGSGIPEMKTILRGVALKEYLTFRTLVAKVIGLTATLGSGLPLGKEGPFVHIASIVATLLSKLVTSFQGIYENESRNCEMLAAACAVGVASCFGAPIGGVLFSIEVTTVYFAVRNYWRGFFAAVCGATMFRLLAIWFQREETITAMFATNFTMDFPFDPQELFVFALIGVASGLGGAFYVWIHRQYVIFMRKNKSMNSFLQKNRFLYPGMVSLMVSSVSFPMGLGQFMAGELNTHYQVQGLFTNFTWTKPHLSVEEMSIVQHWSTPYSDVFLGLFGYVLFTFIFSIISSTVPVPSGIFIPVFKIGAALGRMVGEAMALWFPNGVRYGGLNTPITPGGYATVGAAAFSAGVTHTISVSVIIFEMTGQITHIVPIMIAVLISNAIAALLQPSIYDSIILIKKLPYLPDLLPSSSGMYNIYVEDFMVRDVKYIWHGISYQELKDTLKSNRKLRGFPLVDSPESMILLGSIQRLELIKLIEKQIGRERRLQVAQKLQKEAEERAREERERQLREQERTRRPSRFEVIPAPDILKLQRQSVNDLSSIPGNQPEHHTYHTPMFGCQPKKSILKKTNSFTLKGFSPLVSPAMTPYTTVTGAESRIRLAFEAIFKKSATLQDVEPDPEVAIVSSTADGSTAGVNQSMLPSPATSKKVQLPRERVIDMSAEDQKIWEESEMAKDVDFSRCHIDPAPFQLVERTSLIKVHSLFSMVGVNHAYVTAIGRLVGVVALKELRKAIEDANAGVLPAHADTSQSIISVSGLGKRQGSEDINDERNQGDLQEINSINNDNDEHGNEYGGDKAEDEGDREKKESV; via the exons ATGTATGGTCGTTACACCAAGGATCTCAGTGAATTCGCGAAGGAAGAGGCACGCAGATTGAAATCGACTGAGAAAACCAGGCGAAAGCTCGATAAAGTCAGAGCTGAAGAGCTGAGGAAATCACGGCGTGGTCCCCTCTGCAGAAAAGTAGTAGCATTAGTAGCATTCGCATGGAAGCACACGGGGGCGAGGCTAGGGGAGGACTGGGTCTTTCTGGCCCTGTTGGGCGTCATAATGGCGTTCATCAGTTATGCCATGGATCGAGGGATATCGATGTGTAATAATG CTCGAATATGGCTGTACCAAGACCTCATGTCCCACCCAGCCCTGCAGTACCTAGCATGGGTCTCCCTTCCCGTCTGCCTGATTCTCTTCAGCGCGGGTTTCGTTCACATCGTCGCCCCCCAGAGCATCGGTTCGGGAATTCCCGAGATGAAGACGATCCTCCGAGGTGTTGCCCTCAAAGAGTACCTGACCTTTCGCACCCTAGTTGCCAAAGTCATCGGCTTGACAGCCACCTTGGGCTCTGGTCTACCCCTGGGGAAGGAAGGTCCCTTTGTTCACATTGCCAGTATCGTAGCGACTCTCCTATCGAAATTAGTGACGTCCTTCCAGGGAATATACGAGAACGAGTCGAGGAACTGCGAAATGTTGGCAGCAGCTTGTGCAGTTGGCGTTGCATCTTGCTTCGGTGCCCCCATTGGAGGTGTTCTCTTCAGCATCGAAGTAACAACAGTCTACTTCGCTGTGAGAAATTACTGGAGGGGCTTCTTCGCAGCTGTCTGCGGTGCAACAATGTTTCGACTGTTGGCTATTTGGTTTCAGCGAGAGGAGACCATCACCGCCATGTTCGCCACCAATTTTACCATGGACTTTCCCTTCGATCCTCAGGAGCTCTTCGTTTTCGCCCTCATCGGAGTTGCCAGTGGCCTGGGGGGTGCCTTCTACGTCTGGATCCATCGCCAGTACGTCATCTTCATGAGGAAAAACAAGAGCATGAACTCATTTCTGCAGAAGAATCGATTCCTTTATCCAGGAATGGTCTCGCTGATGGTCTCCTCGGTGTCCTTTCCAATGGGCCTGGGACAATTCATGGCGGGAGAACTGAATACTCATTATCAGGTCCAGGGACTCTTCACTAATTTCACGTGGACAAAGCCGCACCTGAGCGTCGAGGAGATGAGCATCGTTCAGCACTGGTCGACACCCTATTCCGACGTATTCCTGGGGCTCTTTGGATATGTTCtattcacttttattttttcaattatcagtTCAACAGTGCCGGTACCCTCGGGAATCTTCATTCCGGTTTTTAAGATTGGCGCCGCCCTGGGAAGGATGGTAGGGGAGGCTATGGCTCTTTGGTTTCCCAATGGGGTGAGATATGGAGGGCTCAACACACCCATCACACCAG GGGGATATGCAACGGTGGGGGCAGCGGCCTTCTCAGCTGGTGTCACACATACAATATCCGTTAGTGTTATAATTTTCGAAATGACTGGACAAATAACTCACATTGTTCCTATTATGATAGCCGTTTTAATAAGCAATGCAATAGCAGCTTTATTACAACCAAGTATCTACGATAGTATTATTCTTATTAAAAAGCTGCCATACCTTCCGGATTTGCTGCCTTCAAGCTCTG GAATGTATAACATTTACGTAGAAGACTTTATGGTACGGGATGTCAAGTACATTTGGCATGGAATAAGTTATCAAGAACTCAAGGATACTCTCAAGTCCAACCGCAAATTGCGGGGATTTCCCCTAGTCGATAGTCCTGAATCGATGATACTTCTGGGATCGATTCAGCGCCTAGAATTAATTAAGTTGATTGAGAAGCAAATTGGACGAGAGCGAAGACTTCAA GTAGCTCAGAAGCTCCAGAAGGAGGCGGAAGAGCGCGCCCGTGAAGAAAGAGAGCGTCAACTTCGGGAGCAAGAGCGAACCCGACGACCCTCACGTTTCGAAGTGATTCCTGCCCCTGATATATTGAAGCTCCAACGACAAAGTGTCAACGACTTGTCGTCAATTCCTGGGAATCAGCCGGAGCATCACACCTACCATACACCGATGTTTGGCTGCCAGCCGAAGAAGTCAATCCTCAAGAAGACCAACTCCTTCACGCTGAAGGGCTTCAGCCCTCTGGTGAGCCCCGCCATGACGCCGTATACGACTGTAACTGGGGCCGAGAGCAGAATTCGATTAGCCTTCGAGGCGATCTTCAAGAAGTCAGCGACTCTTCAGGATGTCGAGCCCGACCCTGAGGTGGCTATTGTCAGTAGCACAGCTGATGGATCTACTGCTGGTGTTAATCAGTCGATGCTGCCGAGTCCCGCGACATCGAAGAAGGTTCAACTGCCGAGGGAACGGGTCATTGACATGTCCGCTGAGGACCAGAAGATTTGGGAGGAGAGCGAAATGGCGAAGGACGTTGACTTCTCGAGGTGTCACATCGACCCGGCGCCCTTTCAACTGGTCGAGAGGACCTCCCTCATCAAAGTCCACAGCCTCTTCAGCATGGTTGGCGTCAACCACGCGTATGTCACGGCTATTGGAAGACTTGTTGGAGTCGTGGCGTTGAAGGAGCTGAGGAAGGCTATCGAGGACGCCAATGCTGGCGTTCTACCGGCCCATGCTGACACCAGTCAATCGATTATTTCAGTCTCTGGTTTGGGGAAGCGACAAGGCTCGGAGGATATCAACGACGAGCGGAATCAAGGGGATTTGCAGGAAATCAATTCCATTAATAATGACAATGATGAGCATGGGAATGAGTATGGCGGTGACAAGGCTGAAGATGAGGGTGATCGGGAGAAGAAGGAGAGTGTGTAA